A region from the Flavobacterium enshiense genome encodes:
- a CDS encoding exopolysaccharide transport family protein, with protein MLDIKDFSFTENQSSFDFKGFLLKISSYWKWFVASLIITFTVAYQVNIRKEKIYGMDASIVVKDENNSFFTTNTSLVFNWGGVSDKVQTIVTALKSRSHNEEVVKKLNYYTDYLIQGEYSLIDAYGEVPFYVAIDERREQLAGIPVRIKFLSENEYQLSVNFEYNEVGTIVYATNSYESALVRDKEISKKYRVGETVDLPFLNFKLQINEDPGSYVGNEYYIRFNDFDGTVARYKGINVEAGDKAGSVITLGLQGTNKARLVDYLNSTVEILRKKQLDSKNRFAINTIAFIDSTLLAMEGQLKNTEKELEDFRRDKNVFELENGGEKLTERLTDFDIEHDAIERKMVYYNSLSSYLRKSTDYSRLPAPTVAGIDDPNIVGNVSKLIMLSTERSEKAYSLKSEKLFKEFDKDMEAIKQVLLENIKSAKGALEYDLALVDRKINEAEGTIKKLPEEQQELSKIKRKYDLNDNIYNTFLQKRSEADIVKAANVSDIEFIDTAKDTGGGLLGPKTSVNYILALLLGILIPLLIVFVITLLDNTLHTADEILRLTKIPMIGVIGKKNTANNLSVFEKPKSPLAESFRSVRSSLQFMYKKQKADGTKILMVTSSVGGEGKTFCSINLATVFALGEKKTVIVGLDLRKPRIFGDFNIENNIGAVNYLIGQKSINEIVQGTHIPYLDVITSGPIPPNPSELILSDMMGEMIQELKEMYDYIILDTPPVGLVADALELAQYCDATLYVTRQNFTKKGMLSIVNEKHKRGELHNISILLNDFENLAKYSYGYGYGYGYGYGYGAYGNSYMEMELPKTFMGKVKSVLFKN; from the coding sequence CAGAAAATCAGAGCAGTTTTGATTTTAAAGGTTTTCTGCTAAAAATTTCAAGCTATTGGAAATGGTTTGTGGCTTCCTTGATCATCACTTTTACAGTTGCGTACCAAGTTAATATACGCAAAGAGAAAATTTACGGTATGGATGCTTCCATTGTCGTTAAAGATGAGAATAATTCCTTTTTTACTACAAACACCAGTTTGGTGTTTAACTGGGGTGGGGTTTCGGATAAGGTACAAACTATTGTAACGGCTTTAAAATCAAGATCGCACAACGAGGAGGTAGTAAAAAAACTTAATTATTACACTGATTATCTTATACAAGGAGAATACAGTTTAATCGATGCCTATGGGGAGGTTCCCTTTTATGTGGCAATTGACGAGAGGAGAGAGCAGCTGGCAGGTATTCCTGTCCGAATAAAATTCTTAAGTGAGAATGAGTATCAGTTAAGTGTTAATTTTGAATACAATGAAGTGGGAACTATTGTTTATGCAACAAATTCCTATGAATCAGCGCTGGTTCGTGATAAAGAGATTTCTAAAAAATATAGGGTAGGGGAAACGGTTGATTTGCCTTTTCTGAATTTTAAACTGCAAATCAATGAAGATCCGGGTAGTTATGTAGGCAATGAATATTATATCCGTTTCAATGATTTTGACGGGACAGTGGCACGATACAAAGGAATAAATGTTGAAGCCGGTGACAAAGCCGGGTCTGTTATTACTTTGGGACTTCAAGGGACAAATAAAGCCAGACTTGTTGATTATCTTAACTCAACTGTTGAAATTCTAAGAAAGAAGCAGTTGGATAGTAAGAATCGGTTTGCCATCAATACTATTGCTTTTATTGACAGTACGTTACTGGCGATGGAAGGGCAGTTGAAAAATACCGAAAAGGAGCTAGAGGATTTCCGAAGAGATAAAAATGTATTTGAACTAGAAAACGGTGGTGAAAAGTTAACGGAGCGACTGACGGATTTTGATATCGAGCACGATGCGATTGAGCGCAAAATGGTGTATTACAATTCCTTAAGTAGCTATCTTAGAAAGAGTACAGACTATTCGAGGTTACCGGCTCCTACAGTTGCCGGAATTGATGATCCTAATATTGTAGGTAATGTAAGTAAGCTGATAATGCTTTCTACTGAGCGCTCTGAAAAAGCATATTCTTTAAAAAGCGAAAAACTTTTCAAGGAATTTGATAAAGACATGGAGGCTATTAAACAGGTTTTGCTGGAGAATATCAAAAGTGCAAAGGGAGCATTGGAGTATGATCTGGCACTTGTTGACAGGAAGATAAATGAAGCGGAAGGGACTATCAAAAAATTACCTGAAGAGCAACAAGAGTTGTCTAAAATAAAAAGAAAGTATGATTTGAACGACAATATCTATAACACTTTTTTACAGAAAAGAAGCGAAGCGGATATTGTTAAAGCGGCTAACGTATCAGACATCGAGTTTATTGATACGGCCAAAGATACCGGGGGAGGATTATTGGGGCCTAAAACCAGTGTTAATTACATTTTGGCTTTACTGCTTGGGATTTTAATACCATTATTAATTGTTTTTGTAATTACCCTTTTGGATAACACCCTTCATACCGCAGATGAAATCTTGAGACTGACGAAGATTCCTATGATTGGTGTAATTGGTAAAAAGAACACAGCGAATAATCTTTCGGTTTTTGAAAAACCGAAATCGCCTTTAGCAGAATCGTTCAGGTCAGTTAGGTCTTCCTTGCAATTTATGTACAAAAAGCAGAAAGCGGATGGTACAAAGATTTTAATGGTAACCTCTTCGGTTGGGGGGGAAGGAAAAACCTTCTGTTCTATAAATTTGGCGACGGTTTTTGCTTTGGGTGAAAAGAAAACGGTAATTGTTGGGCTCGATTTGAGAAAACCAAGAATATTTGGTGATTTTAATATTGAAAATAACATTGGAGCGGTTAATTATCTTATCGGTCAAAAATCAATCAATGAGATTGTTCAAGGGACCCATATTCCATATCTTGATGTTATCACATCCGGGCCTATTCCGCCCAATCCTTCCGAATTGATTCTGAGTGATATGATGGGTGAAATGATTCAAGAGTTAAAAGAGATGTATGATTACATCATATTGGATACCCCACCAGTTGGTTTGGTTGCTGATGCACTCGAATTGGCTCAGTATTGTGATGCGACGCTATATGTAACCCGTCAGAACTTTACCAAGAAAGGAATGCTTTCCATTGTGAATGAAAAACATAAAAGAGGTGAATTGCACAATATAAGTATACTGCTTAATGATTTTGAAAACCTGGCAAAATATAGCTACGGTTACGGCTACGGTTATGGTTACGGTTATGGCTATGGAGCTTATGGCAACAGTTATATGGAAATGGAACTTCCAAAAACATTCATGGGGAAAGTGAAATCCGTTTTGTTTAAGAACTAA
- a CDS encoding SDR family oxidoreductase, with the protein MTDTNATILITGGAGFIGSNLCEYFLEKKYKVVCLDNFSTGFRHNIEVFFSNPDFQLMEGDIKDYETCLKSLDGVDYVLHQAALGSVPRSIQDPITTNEVNVSGFLNMMHASKEAGIKRFVYAASSSTYGDSENLPKEEDIIGKPLSPYAITKYVNELYADIFNKTYGMEVVGLRYFNVFGRKQNPNGAYAAVIPKFVMQLMQHESPVINGDGNYSRDFTYIDNVLQMNELAMLTKNPEAINTVYNTAFGDRTTLNDLVHYLKKYLSEFDPEIANINAVHGPNRVGDIPHSLASIEKAKKLLNYNPQYSISQGLKEAVKWYWENLK; encoded by the coding sequence ATGACTGATACTAATGCAACTATACTGATAACCGGTGGTGCCGGATTTATTGGCTCCAATTTGTGTGAGTACTTTCTTGAAAAGAAGTATAAGGTAGTTTGTCTTGATAATTTTTCAACCGGATTCAGGCACAATATTGAAGTTTTTTTTTCAAACCCTGATTTTCAATTGATGGAAGGTGATATAAAGGATTATGAAACTTGTCTGAAATCTCTTGATGGGGTTGATTATGTTTTGCATCAGGCCGCTTTAGGGTCGGTGCCAAGATCGATCCAGGATCCGATTACAACGAATGAAGTAAATGTGTCCGGATTTCTGAATATGATGCACGCTTCAAAGGAAGCGGGTATTAAACGATTTGTTTATGCAGCCAGTTCTTCTACTTATGGTGATTCGGAGAACTTACCAAAAGAAGAAGATATTATCGGGAAACCACTGTCACCTTATGCTATCACCAAATATGTGAACGAATTGTATGCTGATATTTTCAATAAAACATATGGGATGGAAGTCGTTGGTCTGCGTTATTTCAACGTTTTTGGACGTAAGCAAAATCCCAACGGAGCTTATGCTGCGGTAATTCCTAAATTCGTGATGCAGCTAATGCAGCATGAAAGCCCGGTTATTAACGGAGACGGGAATTATTCCAGAGACTTTACTTATATTGATAATGTGCTTCAGATGAATGAACTCGCGATGCTGACCAAGAATCCTGAAGCAATCAATACAGTATACAATACTGCTTTTGGGGATAGAACCACGCTGAATGATTTGGTTCATTATCTGAAAAAGTACCTTTCCGAATTCGATCCGGAAATAGCAAATATAAATGCCGTTCACGGGCCAAACCGTGTGGGTGATATTCCACATTCTCTGGCCAGTATTGAAAAGGCAAAAAAACTATTAAATTACAATCCGCAATACTCCATTTCACAAGGGCTAAAAGAAGCAGTGAAATGGTATTGGGAAAACCTTAAATAA
- a CDS encoding UDP-glucose 6-dehydrogenase: MIKNICCIGAGYVGGPTMAVIAQKCPHIKVTVVDLNEKRITAWNDHNTDNIPVYEPGLGSIVGEARGRNLFFSTEVDKAIEEADMIFISVNTPTKTYGVGKGMAADLKYIELCARQIARVAKSDKIVVEKSTLPVRTASAIKDILDHTGNGVQFQILSNPEFLAEGTAVSDLLAPDRVLIGGDTTPEGQKAIQALVDIYANWVPKERILTTNVWSSELSKLTANAFLAQRVSSINAMSELCERTGADVNEVAKAIGMDSRIGAKFLKASVGFGGSCFQKDILNLVYIAKTYGLNEVADYWEQVIIMNDHQKRRFAKNIISTLFNTVSGKKIAFLGWAFKKDTNDTRESAAIYVADDLLSEQAHVSVYDPKVKEGQILSDLNYLETRSESDNKNGIIVAESPYVACKDAHAIAVLTEWDEFKNYDWQQIYDSMLKPAFVFDGRNLLNRKELEKIGFVYQSIGS, translated from the coding sequence ATGATAAAGAATATTTGTTGCATCGGTGCAGGATATGTTGGAGGGCCTACAATGGCGGTTATTGCTCAGAAATGCCCTCACATCAAAGTTACTGTAGTCGATCTGAATGAGAAACGAATTACTGCATGGAATGATCATAATACCGATAATATACCGGTTTATGAACCGGGATTAGGGAGTATTGTAGGAGAAGCTCGTGGAAGAAATCTGTTTTTCTCTACGGAAGTGGACAAAGCAATCGAAGAAGCAGATATGATTTTCATTTCGGTAAATACCCCAACAAAAACATATGGTGTAGGTAAAGGGATGGCTGCCGATTTAAAATATATTGAATTGTGTGCGCGTCAAATTGCCCGAGTAGCCAAATCCGATAAAATTGTTGTTGAAAAATCGACATTACCAGTACGAACTGCCAGCGCTATCAAAGATATTTTGGATCATACCGGAAACGGGGTTCAATTCCAGATTTTGTCTAACCCTGAATTTTTAGCAGAAGGAACAGCTGTAAGCGATTTGCTGGCTCCGGACAGGGTTTTGATTGGAGGAGATACTACGCCCGAAGGACAAAAAGCAATTCAGGCTTTGGTGGATATTTATGCCAACTGGGTTCCTAAAGAGCGTATTCTGACTACCAACGTATGGTCATCGGAATTATCAAAATTAACTGCGAACGCTTTTCTGGCTCAACGTGTATCTTCCATTAATGCCATGAGTGAATTGTGTGAAAGAACAGGAGCCGATGTTAATGAAGTGGCTAAGGCAATCGGGATGGATAGCCGAATCGGAGCTAAATTCTTGAAAGCTTCGGTAGGTTTCGGAGGTTCTTGTTTTCAGAAAGATATTCTGAATCTGGTGTACATTGCTAAGACCTATGGTTTAAATGAAGTTGCTGATTACTGGGAACAGGTGATTATCATGAATGATCATCAGAAACGCCGTTTCGCCAAAAATATCATCAGTACCTTGTTCAATACGGTTTCCGGAAAGAAAATCGCTTTCTTGGGTTGGGCTTTCAAAAAAGATACTAACGATACCAGGGAATCAGCTGCGATTTACGTTGCCGACGATTTATTGAGTGAACAAGCACATGTCTCTGTTTACGACCCGAAAGTGAAAGAAGGCCAGATTTTGTCGGATTTGAATTATCTTGAAACCCGTTCGGAATCGGATAATAAAAATGGAATTATTGTCGCTGAAAGTCCTTATGTTGCCTGCAAAGATGCTCATGCTATTGCTGTTTTAACGGAATGGGATGAGTTTAAGAATTATGATTGGCAGCAAATTTACGACAGCATGTTGAAACCGGCATTTGTATTTGACGGAAGAAATTTATTGAATAGAAAAGAACTTGAAAAAATTGGATTTGTTTATCAATCGATAGGATCTTAA
- a CDS encoding nucleotide sugar dehydrogenase → MNIKIAVIGLGYVGLPLARLFATKYPVVGFDVNSTRIEELNKGIDATLEVDNDVLKSVLKQNASDMNGLFCSAVTEDIHDCNYFIVTVPTPVDKNNRPDLTPLYRASETVGKVLKKGDIVIYESTVYPGVTEEECIPVLEKISGLKFNVDFFAGYSPERINPGDKEHTVEKILKVTSGSTPEIGQKVDALYKSVITAGTHLAPTIKVAEAAKVIENSQRDINIAFVNELAKIFNILDIDTQAVLEAAGTKWNFLPFRPGLVGGHCIGVDPYYLAQKAQEHGYHPEIILAGRRLNDSMGEYVASQVVKLMIKKNIKVNGSKILILGVTFKENCPDVRNTKVVDVINALKDYETSVTIYDPWANPSEVMHEYRLTTTNEIPTEKFDAIVLGVAHKEFLSMDFGSLQKENSLLYDVKGILGNIADAKL, encoded by the coding sequence ATGAATATAAAAATTGCAGTCATAGGGCTTGGGTATGTTGGTTTGCCCCTGGCAAGATTATTCGCCACAAAATATCCTGTAGTCGGGTTTGATGTTAATTCAACCCGTATAGAGGAACTTAATAAAGGAATCGATGCAACGTTAGAAGTAGATAATGATGTGCTGAAATCAGTTCTGAAACAAAATGCATCTGACATGAACGGACTTTTCTGTTCAGCAGTTACGGAAGACATCCATGATTGCAATTATTTTATCGTAACCGTACCGACACCGGTTGATAAAAATAACAGACCCGATTTAACCCCTTTGTACAGAGCCAGTGAAACTGTTGGTAAAGTGCTGAAAAAAGGAGATATCGTTATTTATGAATCTACCGTTTATCCTGGAGTTACCGAGGAGGAATGTATTCCGGTGCTGGAGAAAATTTCCGGACTGAAATTCAATGTTGATTTTTTTGCCGGGTATTCACCAGAGCGAATTAATCCCGGAGATAAAGAGCATACGGTAGAGAAGATATTAAAAGTGACTTCGGGTTCCACTCCTGAAATCGGACAAAAAGTCGATGCGCTGTATAAAAGCGTAATCACTGCAGGTACCCATTTGGCGCCAACCATAAAAGTAGCCGAGGCAGCGAAAGTAATCGAAAATTCGCAACGCGATATCAATATTGCTTTTGTAAACGAACTGGCTAAAATCTTTAATATTCTGGATATTGATACGCAAGCCGTCTTAGAGGCAGCCGGAACGAAATGGAACTTTTTGCCTTTCAGACCCGGATTGGTAGGCGGACATTGTATTGGCGTCGATCCGTATTATTTGGCTCAAAAAGCGCAGGAACACGGTTACCATCCCGAAATTATTCTTGCAGGACGTCGTTTAAATGACAGCATGGGAGAATATGTGGCTTCGCAGGTGGTAAAACTGATGATCAAAAAAAATATCAAAGTAAACGGTTCCAAGATTTTAATACTGGGGGTTACGTTTAAGGAAAATTGTCCCGATGTCCGCAACACCAAAGTAGTAGATGTGATCAATGCACTGAAAGATTATGAAACATCAGTAACTATTTATGATCCGTGGGCCAATCCTTCGGAAGTGATGCACGAATACAGACTGACAACTACCAATGAAATTCCAACTGAGAAGTTTGATGCCATTGTTTTGGGCGTAGCACATAAAGAATTTCTGAGTATGGATTTTGGTTCTTTGCAAAAAGAGAACAGCTTGCTGTATGATGTAAAAGGAATCTTGGGCAATATCGCTGATGCTAAACTTTAG
- a CDS encoding lipopolysaccharide biosynthesis protein has protein sequence MSLKKQALYGFIWTYTEQFSGQIINFLVNIILTRTLFPEDFGALGMLFVFTSIANVIVDGGMTVSVIRKKDADQRDFSTVFWINILVSLFLYCVLYLAAPFVAEFYHKPELRSILRVYSLTILIQSFAVVQSAVLLKNLNFKRQALMKIPSLVISSTVGIVMAFKGYGVWSLVFMYLIQSFLWVLFHWVFSDWKPTLVFDKSLFKSHFGYGFKLTVAEMLNSVFANLYQIVIGKFYNISQVGYYTQALTLRQVPISNVYGSAGKVLLPIFSKIQNDEQRFNETYKKVFSTLLFIIIPILTYLIVFSEPIVVLLYTEKWKATAPFLVSLAAAGMLSVVCNFNLTMLKIKGESSLILKIESFNKLQTLLFITAVVVLGFSIDVLMIVIPISAIVSYCIINYFTSKYLSIAYYETIFILLRFVGISSFSGLVSSAVNKMLQSGGLVEIASLVTSVFTGILLYGCLILFFEKSVISNLMAIVKNEK, from the coding sequence ATGTCTTTAAAGAAACAGGCGTTATATGGTTTTATTTGGACATATACGGAGCAGTTTAGCGGACAGATAATTAATTTTCTTGTCAATATCATTTTAACAAGAACCTTATTCCCTGAAGATTTTGGAGCTTTAGGGATGTTATTTGTTTTTACCAGTATCGCTAATGTTATTGTAGACGGCGGGATGACCGTTTCCGTAATCCGGAAAAAGGACGCGGATCAAAGAGATTTTTCAACCGTTTTCTGGATCAATATTCTGGTAAGTCTTTTTCTTTATTGTGTACTTTATCTCGCAGCACCCTTTGTTGCAGAATTTTATCACAAACCTGAGTTGCGGAGTATTCTGCGGGTGTATTCGCTAACAATTTTGATACAGTCCTTTGCAGTAGTTCAGTCGGCCGTATTGCTCAAAAATTTGAATTTTAAAAGACAGGCACTGATGAAAATTCCTTCGCTGGTGATAAGTTCGACAGTGGGTATAGTTATGGCTTTTAAGGGGTATGGTGTTTGGAGTCTGGTATTTATGTATTTGATACAATCCTTTTTGTGGGTTTTGTTTCATTGGGTTTTTAGTGATTGGAAACCTACACTTGTATTTGATAAAAGTTTGTTTAAATCTCATTTTGGGTATGGTTTTAAACTCACTGTAGCTGAAATGCTGAACAGTGTTTTTGCCAATTTGTATCAGATTGTTATTGGTAAATTTTACAACATTTCCCAGGTAGGCTACTACACCCAGGCACTTACTTTAAGGCAGGTACCGATATCTAATGTTTATGGTTCGGCAGGCAAAGTGTTATTGCCTATTTTTTCGAAGATACAGAATGATGAACAACGTTTTAATGAAACCTATAAAAAGGTTTTTTCTACTCTGTTATTTATCATTATACCGATTCTGACCTATTTGATTGTGTTTTCGGAGCCTATTGTGGTTCTGTTATACACCGAAAAATGGAAAGCTACCGCTCCTTTTTTGGTTTCGCTTGCTGCTGCGGGGATGCTTTCTGTTGTTTGTAATTTTAATTTGACGATGTTGAAAATTAAAGGGGAATCTAGTCTGATTCTTAAAATAGAATCTTTTAACAAATTACAAACACTTCTTTTTATTACGGCAGTTGTTGTTTTGGGTTTTTCTATAGATGTTTTAATGATAGTTATTCCTATTTCGGCGATTGTGAGCTACTGTATAATAAATTATTTTACATCAAAATATTTATCGATTGCTTATTATGAAACGATATTTATTTTATTGCGGTTTGTCGGGATTTCCTCATTTTCAGGGTTAGTTTCGTCGGCTGTGAATAAAATGCTACAGAGTGGAGGGCTTGTGGAAATTGCAAGTTTGGTTACTTCTGTCTTTACGGGCATATTATTGTACGGGTGTCTAATTCTCTTTTTTGAAAAATCTGTAATTTCAAACT